The following are encoded together in the Fusarium keratoplasticum isolate Fu6.1 chromosome 1, whole genome shotgun sequence genome:
- a CDS encoding PKS-ER domain-containing protein, whose translation MSFNDLPSQMKAAQLLGYNEPYALVITRTPQIKDDELLVKVHAAGFCHSDLQVYHGQFKSKLPIIPSHEPAGVIVQVGYRCGGSWKVGDRVGVLNFKKACTQCTGCVLSKKRYGTFDPRYCEKREMAGFKDDGCLAEYMVADPATTILLPDEVSFDQAAPLMCAGATVWGALEKATKDLEPNATVAIIGIGGLGYLGLQFAKAMGFRTIAIDNHKAGRTLATDVPKPDLSPDLIVDSSQPNAAGEIFEFTEKEGVAAAVVCTDSIKVTAWTLSLLRIGGTVVVLGLPPENWQFDSSILVFRELTIKGSYVASAESTARMMEAVGRSGIRSQITRVAFEDAPKIVERYEKRDFKGRMVVEFA comes from the exons ATGTCTTTCAATGATTTGCCTTCGCAGATGAAAGCGGCTCAGCTCCTCGGC TACAATGAGCCATACGCATTAGTTATCACGAGGACACCCCAAATCAAAGacgatgagctcctcgtcaaggtccaTGCGGCAGGCTTCTGTCACTCTGATCTCCAAGTTTATCACGGCCAATTCAAGTCCAAGCTCCCCATAATTCCATCTCACGAGCCTGCTGGAGTCATCGTGCAAGTGGGTTATAGATGCGGCGGCTCTTGGAAAGTAGGCGACCGTGTGGGTGTGCTCAACTTCAAGAAGGCGTGCACTCAATGCACCGGCTGCGTACTATCCAAGAAACGTTATGGCACATTTGATCCCCGGTACTGTGAGAAGCGTGAGATGGCGGGTTTCAAGGACGATGGCTGTCTGGCTGAATACATGGTGGCCGACCCGGCGACAACCATATTGCTGCCAGATGAAGTTTCATTTGATCAGGCAGCCCCATTGATGTGCGCAGGC GCAACTGTCTGGGGTGCTCTCGAGAAGGCGACAAAAGACCTGGAACCCAATGCCACTGTTGCCATCATCGGAATCGGCGGTCTTGGCTACCTAGGACTTCAATTCGCCAAGGCTATGGGCTTTCGCACGATTGCCATCGATAATCACAAAGCAGGTCGCACTCTAGCAACCGATGTTCCCAAGCCAGACCTATCACCAGATCTCATAGTTGATTCAAGTCAACCTAACGCCGCTGGAGAGATCTTTGAGTTTACAGAGAAGGAGGGTGTTGCAGCTGCAGTTGTGTGCACAGACTCGATTAAGGTCACAGCCTGGACACTTTCGCTGCTTCGGATTGGCGGCACTGTGGTGGTTCTGGGTCTCCCTCCAGAGAACTGGCAATTCGATTCCAGTATCCTTGTATTTCGAGAATTGACGATTAAGGGGAGTTACGTTGCCAGCGCAGAGAGCACAGCAAGAATGATGGAGGCAGTGGGAAGAAGTGGAATTAGGTCTCAGATTACACGGGTCGCGTTTGAAGATGCCCCCAAGATAGTTGAGAGATATGAGAAAAGGGACTTCAAGGGGAGGATGGTAGTTGAGTTCGCATGA